The Parashewanella spongiae genome has a window encoding:
- the rsfS gene encoding ribosome silencing factor — translation MQGTELKEFIVDKIDDLKAKNIITFDVKEKSTITDFMVICSGTSKTHVKAIAEYIALETKNAGVPPLGVEGRDGSEWVLVDLGSVILHVMQEQTREFYQLEKLWSDTPE, via the coding sequence GTGCAAGGTACAGAATTAAAAGAATTTATCGTTGACAAAATTGACGATTTAAAAGCAAAAAATATCATTACATTTGACGTAAAAGAGAAATCTACAATTACCGATTTTATGGTGATTTGCTCAGGAACATCAAAAACCCACGTTAAAGCAATTGCTGAATATATCGCTCTTGAAACTAAAAATGCTGGCGTACCTCCACTTGGTGTTGAAGGAAGAGATGGTAGCGAATGGGTATTGGTTGATCTCGGTTCTGTTATTTTGCATGTCATGCAAGAACAAACTCGTGAATTTTACCAACTAGAAAAACTTTGGTCAGATACTCCCGAGTAA
- the mrdA gene encoding penicillin-binding protein 2 codes for MPPQKRMTIHDHAAESSLFKRRALFTFVCVIALISVLLANLYHLQIKRFSDYSTRSNENRIRVVPVAPSRGLIYDRHGQLLAENRPFYSLQVLPEKTKNLDDSLLKLKTVIDLSDEEIELFKESLKYHRRFKQLALKSRLTPEQVAEFTVNQHRFPGIFIEAGLKRYYPHSDALTHVLGYVGKINQKDQAQLEQNEQWINYAATRDIGKQGIEKYYESLLHGIPGHLEEEVNNRGRTIRTLASTPPEPGQDIYLTLDLELQKKAIELLAGRRGSVVAIDPRDGGILALVSSPSYDPNQFVHGISGKSYSALLNNTSRPLINRATQGQYAPASTIKPLMALAGLEGNVVEERTRIWDPGFWQIPNVDHKYRDWYRWGHGWVDVHDAIIHSCDTYFYELAYKLGITKISTFMEPFGFGENSGIDIFEEVSGNLPSKDWKRLKYNQSWWRGDTVNIGIGQGYWTATPIQLAKATSIIANRGNRFVPHLLKSIKDETTKIDSPIDELPPIVLKNQHNWEIVNDSMFRTANKIRFKNSPYKVAMKTGTAQVVSIAQDEKYDAKNISEKYRDNALIVAYAPYEAPTIVLAIVIENAGWGGENAGPVAKSLLDEYLLRPNLEAQP; via the coding sequence GTGCCGCCACAAAAGCGAATGACCATACATGATCACGCTGCAGAATCTTCACTGTTTAAACGCCGTGCTTTATTTACTTTTGTTTGCGTAATAGCTCTTATCAGTGTTTTACTTGCTAATCTATACCATTTGCAAATAAAACGTTTTAGCGATTATTCAACTCGTTCTAATGAAAACCGTATTCGTGTTGTACCTGTAGCACCCAGCCGCGGGTTGATTTACGATCGCCACGGTCAATTGCTCGCAGAAAATAGACCATTTTATTCGTTGCAGGTATTACCTGAAAAAACCAAAAATCTAGACGATTCTTTATTAAAATTAAAAACAGTTATTGATCTTTCTGATGAAGAAATCGAACTATTTAAAGAGTCATTAAAATATCATCGTCGTTTCAAACAACTTGCTCTTAAAAGCCGACTCACACCTGAACAAGTAGCGGAATTCACTGTAAACCAACACAGGTTTCCCGGTATTTTTATCGAAGCAGGTCTCAAACGTTATTATCCACATAGTGATGCGCTCACTCATGTGCTCGGTTATGTCGGAAAGATCAACCAAAAAGATCAAGCACAATTAGAGCAGAATGAGCAATGGATCAACTACGCGGCAACTCGTGATATTGGTAAACAAGGTATCGAGAAGTATTACGAAAGTCTACTGCATGGTATACCGGGGCATTTAGAGGAAGAAGTAAATAACCGCGGAAGAACCATTCGAACTTTGGCTAGTACACCTCCAGAACCGGGACAAGATATATACTTAACTCTTGATCTTGAGTTACAAAAGAAAGCCATAGAATTATTAGCTGGGCGTCGAGGCTCAGTGGTCGCCATAGATCCGAGAGACGGTGGCATTTTAGCCCTCGTCTCTAGCCCAAGTTATGATCCAAACCAATTTGTTCACGGTATTTCAGGGAAGTCATACAGCGCATTGCTCAACAACACGTCTCGCCCATTAATAAATCGTGCAACTCAAGGTCAATATGCGCCAGCATCAACGATAAAACCATTAATGGCTTTAGCTGGATTGGAAGGAAATGTTGTGGAAGAAAGAACCCGCATTTGGGATCCTGGTTTTTGGCAAATACCAAACGTTGATCATAAATATCGAGACTGGTACCGATGGGGACATGGTTGGGTAGATGTTCATGATGCCATTATCCACTCCTGCGATACGTATTTTTACGAATTGGCCTACAAACTTGGAATAACAAAAATTTCGACGTTCATGGAGCCATTCGGTTTTGGAGAGAATTCAGGGATAGATATTTTTGAAGAGGTTTCAGGTAATTTGCCATCGAAAGATTGGAAGCGACTAAAATACAATCAATCTTGGTGGAGAGGCGACACGGTTAATATCGGTATTGGTCAAGGATATTGGACGGCCACACCAATTCAGCTCGCAAAAGCCACCAGTATCATCGCCAATCGTGGAAATAGATTTGTCCCTCACTTGCTGAAATCTATTAAGGATGAAACAACAAAAATTGACTCACCAATTGATGAGTTACCTCCAATAGTTTTAAAAAATCAGCACAATTGGGAGATTGTTAATGATTCGATGTTCCGTACCGCAAATAAAATTCGTTTCAAAAACTCCCCTTATAAGGTAGCAATGAAAACAGGTACCGCACAAGTTGTGAGCATTGCTCAAGACGAAAAATACGACGCCAAAAATATCAGCGAAAAATACCGTGATAATGCGTTAATTGTTGCCTATGCCCCTTATGAAGCACCCACAATTGTGCTTGCCATAGTGATTGAAAATGCAGGTTGGGGTGGTGAAAATGCTGGACCTGTTGCCAAATCATTACTTGATGAATACCTATTGAGACCTAATCTGGAGGCTCAACCATGA
- a CDS encoding septal ring lytic transglycosylase RlpA family protein has protein sequence MRNNNFILFSIITFVVMSLIGCGSSSSQRYHLKNDSAPINPPDLSKIEDAQPRYEPHSRQGNKPYEVFNKNYQVLPTAKDYAEVGKASYYGSKFHGYLTSNGEVYDMFSMSGAHKSLPLPSFVRVTNLDNNKQVIVRINDRGPFHAERIIDLSYAAAYKLDMLKQGVSNVKLEAIHIEAPTESSFLSASTQKHYIQIVASKDKKRLLLIGKELESKYNLSARVKSVKGLHKLQLGPMLHPLLAEKLLQTIRQQGYPQSYLLTD, from the coding sequence ATGAGAAACAATAACTTTATTTTATTTTCCATTATTACTTTCGTGGTAATGTCATTAATAGGCTGCGGTTCGTCAAGTAGCCAACGCTATCATTTAAAAAATGATTCTGCACCAATTAATCCTCCAGATTTGTCTAAAATCGAAGATGCACAACCACGTTATGAACCTCATTCCCGCCAAGGAAATAAACCTTATGAAGTGTTCAACAAAAATTATCAAGTTTTACCCACTGCGAAAGATTATGCGGAGGTAGGAAAAGCTTCTTATTATGGTTCAAAATTTCATGGCTACCTGACGTCTAATGGTGAAGTGTATGACATGTTTTCCATGTCTGGTGCGCATAAATCTTTACCGCTTCCAAGTTTTGTGCGTGTTACCAACCTTGATAACAACAAGCAAGTCATTGTCAGAATTAATGATCGAGGACCGTTTCATGCAGAGCGAATTATCGACCTTTCCTATGCGGCCGCTTATAAGCTAGATATGCTTAAGCAAGGTGTATCCAACGTTAAATTAGAAGCTATTCACATTGAAGCCCCGACAGAAAGCTCGTTTTTGTCAGCATCCACGCAAAAACATTACATACAAATTGTTGCATCTAAAGATAAAAAACGTTTGCTATTGATTGGTAAAGAGCTTGAGTCAAAATACAACTTATCTGCTAGAGTAAAAAGCGTGAAAGGACTGCATAAATTGCAACTCGGCCCAATGCTACATCCATTATTGGCCGAAAAACTTTTACAAACAATAAGACAACAAGGCTACCCACAAAGTTATTTACTTACAGATTGA
- the rlmH gene encoding 23S rRNA (pseudouridine(1915)-N(3))-methyltransferase RlmH yields MKLQLVAVGTKMPAWVTSGFQEYQRRFPRDMALELVEIPAGKRGKNADIARILQKEGELMLSAIPKSNHIVSLDLPGKNYTTPDLASAMNKWQLDGRDVSLLIGGPEGLSPACKLAASQSWCLSALTLPHPLVRIVVAESLYRAWSVNNNHPYHRE; encoded by the coding sequence ATGAAACTTCAACTTGTTGCGGTTGGCACTAAAATGCCAGCTTGGGTAACCAGCGGTTTTCAGGAATATCAGCGGCGTTTTCCTAGAGATATGGCGCTAGAGCTTGTTGAAATTCCTGCAGGAAAGCGTGGAAAGAACGCTGATATTGCTAGAATTCTTCAAAAAGAAGGCGAATTAATGCTTTCAGCTATTCCGAAGAGCAACCATATTGTATCTTTAGATTTGCCCGGAAAAAATTATACAACACCGGATCTTGCATCTGCCATGAATAAATGGCAACTTGATGGGCGTGATGTCAGTTTACTCATTGGTGGCCCAGAAGGTCTTTCACCTGCTTGTAAACTAGCCGCGAGCCAGAGTTGGTGTTTATCTGCTCTAACCTTGCCTCACCCTTTAGTAAGAATTGTTGTTGCTGAAAGTTTATACCGAGCTTGGAGTGTGAATAACAATCACCCTTACCATCGAGAGTAA
- the mltB gene encoding lytic murein transglycosylase B, whose translation MRLISSAVISLVICAVLPSYADETSAPEVLKSEFIAQQVRNGMTKQEVTSILDKAHFQQTIIDSISRPWEAKPWYQYYPIFLTDNRLEAGLSFWKKNKDVIARAAKKFQVDPQIIVAIIGVETYYGKYLGKHSVLDALYTLGFYYPPRAKFFRGQLGDLLKLTKEEHLDINNLKGSYAGAMGYGQFIPSSYRYYAVDFDGNGSRDLIGSPADAIGSVANYLHKHGWQKGMPTTIELVNESDSAPETAPWSGKRLKLKAADILTPQLHLKHSIDIDIAQPAILIELQQESDKEYWLGLKNFYVITRYNHSPLYAMAVYQFSQQLKQSYEKQAHEKQ comes from the coding sequence ATGCGCTTAATATCATCAGCGGTTATCAGTCTAGTAATTTGTGCTGTTCTACCCAGTTATGCCGACGAAACGAGTGCTCCAGAAGTTCTGAAATCTGAATTTATTGCGCAGCAAGTCCGCAACGGAATGACTAAGCAGGAAGTCACTTCTATTCTTGATAAAGCTCACTTTCAACAAACTATTATCGATTCTATTTCTCGTCCCTGGGAAGCCAAACCTTGGTATCAATATTATCCCATATTTTTAACGGACAATCGGCTTGAGGCAGGATTATCATTTTGGAAAAAAAATAAAGATGTCATCGCTCGCGCCGCTAAAAAGTTTCAAGTAGATCCACAAATCATTGTCGCAATCATTGGCGTCGAAACCTATTACGGTAAGTACTTAGGTAAACATTCAGTACTTGATGCGTTATATACGCTCGGTTTTTACTACCCTCCTCGCGCTAAATTTTTTCGTGGGCAATTAGGTGATTTATTAAAACTAACCAAAGAAGAACATTTGGATATTAACAACCTAAAAGGTTCATACGCTGGCGCAATGGGCTACGGACAGTTTATTCCTTCAAGCTATCGCTATTATGCAGTTGATTTTGACGGGAACGGCAGCCGTGACTTAATCGGAAGTCCAGCAGATGCTATTGGCAGTGTAGCGAACTATTTACACAAACATGGCTGGCAAAAAGGTATGCCAACGACCATAGAACTCGTCAATGAAAGTGATTCAGCTCCTGAAACAGCACCCTGGAGTGGGAAAAGATTAAAACTAAAAGCCGCCGATATTCTCACACCTCAATTACACCTTAAACACAGTATTGATATTGATATTGCTCAACCAGCAATACTGATTGAATTACAACAAGAAAGCGATAAAGAGTATTGGCTCGGTTTGAAAAATTTCTATGTCATTACTCGTTATAATCATAGCCCTTTGTATGCAATGGCCGTCTATCAATTTAGCCAACAACTTAAACAATCATACGAAAAGCAGGCTCATGAGAAACAATAA
- the rodA gene encoding rod shape-determining protein RodA yields the protein MNSEHYRQNIWRRMHIDLLLLIGILALMSFGSFIIYSASGNNFAMIERQAIRIVLSLFVMFIVAQINPEVLRRWALPIYLTGVALLIGVMFFGEVNKGAQRWLNVGFIEFQPSELMKLAFPITMAWYISKFPLPPKKRYLAGAAILLLIPTLLIAKQPDLGTSILVASSGIFVLFLSGMSWRIVLSIICSGLAFLPVLWYFLMHDYQRTRVLTLFNPESDPLGAGYHIIQSKIAIGSGGLWGKGWLHGTQSQLEFLPERHTDFIFAVIGEEFGLVGSLFLLLMYLYIIGRGLAIASNAQTSFSRLLAGSITLTFFVYIFVNIGMVSGILPVVGVPLPLISYGGTSMLTLMVGFGILMSINTHRRFVDK from the coding sequence ATGAACTCTGAGCACTACAGACAAAATATTTGGCGAAGAATGCATATCGACCTACTTCTTCTCATTGGGATTCTTGCTCTGATGAGTTTTGGGTCGTTTATTATTTATTCAGCCAGTGGTAATAATTTTGCCATGATAGAAAGGCAAGCAATCCGTATAGTTTTGTCCCTATTCGTGATGTTTATCGTTGCTCAAATCAACCCTGAAGTTTTAAGGCGCTGGGCACTGCCTATCTATTTGACTGGCGTGGCGTTGCTCATAGGTGTGATGTTTTTTGGAGAAGTGAATAAAGGCGCACAGCGTTGGTTAAATGTAGGTTTTATTGAATTTCAACCTTCCGAACTAATGAAGCTCGCTTTTCCGATTACTATGGCTTGGTATATCAGTAAATTCCCACTTCCACCCAAAAAGCGTTATCTAGCAGGTGCTGCGATACTGCTACTAATTCCTACATTATTAATCGCTAAACAGCCCGATCTTGGAACTTCTATTCTGGTCGCTTCATCTGGCATATTTGTTTTGTTTTTATCAGGAATGAGTTGGCGAATTGTACTCAGTATTATTTGTTCGGGTTTAGCCTTTTTACCTGTGCTTTGGTATTTCTTAATGCATGATTATCAACGTACACGAGTATTGACATTATTTAACCCAGAGAGCGATCCTCTTGGTGCTGGTTATCACATTATTCAATCGAAAATTGCAATTGGTTCTGGTGGGCTCTGGGGTAAAGGTTGGCTGCACGGCACACAATCCCAGCTCGAGTTTTTGCCAGAGAGGCACACTGATTTTATCTTCGCTGTTATTGGCGAAGAGTTTGGTTTAGTTGGTAGTCTCTTTTTACTGTTGATGTATTTATACATAATTGGTCGTGGGCTCGCTATTGCATCAAATGCACAAACCAGCTTTTCTCGGTTGCTCGCGGGCAGTATCACATTGACATTTTTCGTTTATATTTTTGTCAATATTGGAATGGTTTCTGGCATATTACCTGTAGTCGGTGTTCCGCTACCATTAATCAGCTATGGTGGCACATCTATGCTAACGTTAATGGTTGGGTTTGGTATTTTAATGAGCATTAATACTCATCGTCGTTTTGTTGATAAATAA